From one Candidatus Thioglobus sp. NP1 genomic stretch:
- a CDS encoding tryptophan--tRNA ligase, translated as MKDHRVLSGMRPTGQLHLGHYHGVLKNWARLQNEYDSYYFVADWHAFTTHYSDKIDLEKNVADMIVDWLATGLNPNTATLFVQSKVPEHAELHLLLSMSTPLSWLERVPSFKDQQEKLKTKDLSTYGFLGYPLLQSADILIYKAGLVPVGEDQVAHVEFTREVARRFNYVYGREANFEDKAEVAIKKMGKKQSKLYRELRKSYQETGDDESLIKAKALLGEQQNITLGDRERLLGYIEGLGKIILTEPEAHLTKASKMPGLDGQKMSKSYNNTISLREGPELVKQKINKMPTDPARIKLTDPGDPNKCPVFQMHKIYSSEDTMNWVTDGCKNAKIGCIDCKKPIIDSIISELVPIQEEIAKYQSNPNLIQEIIFEGSERARSVARATMEEVRDAMGITY; from the coding sequence ATGAAAGATCACCGCGTATTATCGGGAATGCGTCCAACAGGTCAGCTTCATCTAGGTCACTACCATGGTGTTCTTAAAAATTGGGCTAGACTCCAAAATGAATATGACTCCTACTATTTTGTTGCTGATTGGCATGCATTTACAACGCATTATTCAGACAAAATAGATTTAGAGAAAAATGTTGCAGACATGATTGTTGACTGGCTGGCTACGGGACTCAATCCAAATACAGCAACTCTCTTCGTGCAGTCCAAAGTTCCAGAACATGCTGAACTCCATCTGTTGCTTTCCATGTCAACGCCACTGAGTTGGCTTGAGAGAGTTCCATCATTTAAAGATCAACAAGAAAAACTTAAAACAAAAGATCTATCGACCTATGGTTTTTTGGGCTATCCTCTGCTCCAGAGCGCAGATATTTTAATCTATAAGGCTGGGCTTGTTCCAGTTGGTGAGGATCAGGTTGCTCATGTAGAATTTACTCGTGAGGTTGCTAGGCGATTTAATTATGTCTATGGTAGGGAGGCTAATTTTGAGGATAAAGCTGAAGTTGCCATTAAAAAAATGGGTAAAAAACAATCTAAACTTTATAGAGAGCTTAGAAAATCATATCAGGAGACTGGCGATGATGAGTCTCTAATTAAAGCAAAAGCATTGCTTGGAGAGCAGCAAAACATAACTTTGGGTGACCGCGAAAGATTACTTGGCTATATTGAAGGTCTGGGTAAGATTATTCTAACTGAACCTGAGGCGCACCTAACCAAAGCCTCAAAGATGCCAGGACTTGATGGTCAAAAAATGTCGAAGTCATATAATAATACGATTTCGTTAAGAGAGGGTCCTGAGCTGGTTAAGCAAAAGATTAATAAAATGCCTACTGACCCTGCAAGAATAAAATTGACAGATCCGGGTGATCCCAATAAATGCCCAGTTTTTCAGATGCATAAAATCTACTCCTCAGAGGATACAATGAATTGGGTAACTGATGGTTGTAAAAATGCCAAAATAGGCTGTATTGACTGTAAGAAACCTATCATTGACAGCATTATTTCAGAATTGGTACCAATTCAAGAAGAAATAGCAAAATACCAATCTAATCCTAACCTTATTCAAGAAATTATTTTTGAGGGCTCTGAAAGAGCTAGGTCTGTTGCAAGAGCAACAATGGAAGAGGTCCGTGATGCCATGGGTATAACATACTAA
- a CDS encoding pseudouridine synthase, with protein sequence MPERLQKLIANAGYGSRRWAERLIEQGRISVNNHEAKLGDKAIIDDKVTIDGRPIDLKRYSEVETKVLIINKQAGIICSNKDEEGRKSVFDFLPENTRWVMVGRLDLNTSGLLLFTNNGDLANKLMHPSSEIDREYAVRVLGQVEEKHIKQLTSGIELEDGFAKFHRVNLGGGEGANRWYHVVVREGRKREVRRLWEALEFKVSRLIRTRFGDIRLPDNLRANQTDYLKPKQVEALMKAVNLKE encoded by the coding sequence ATGCCTGAAAGACTTCAAAAACTAATAGCCAATGCTGGTTATGGCTCTAGGCGATGGGCTGAAAGGCTTATTGAGCAAGGCAGGATCTCTGTTAACAACCATGAAGCAAAGCTCGGAGATAAGGCGATTATTGATGACAAAGTAACGATTGACGGGCGACCAATAGACCTCAAGCGTTATTCAGAGGTTGAAACAAAAGTTTTAATTATTAACAAGCAGGCTGGCATTATTTGTTCCAATAAAGATGAAGAGGGACGAAAAAGTGTATTCGATTTTCTTCCAGAAAATACACGCTGGGTAATGGTTGGCCGATTAGATTTAAATACATCAGGCTTACTGTTATTTACAAATAATGGTGATCTTGCCAATAAACTTATGCATCCAAGTTCTGAGATTGATAGGGAGTATGCTGTGCGTGTTTTAGGTCAAGTTGAGGAAAAGCATATTAAACAATTAACCTCAGGAATTGAACTTGAAGATGGTTTTGCTAAATTTCATAGGGTTAATCTTGGAGGAGGTGAGGGGGCGAACCGGTGGTACCACGTCGTCGTAAGAGAGGGCAGAAAGCGTGAGGTAAGAAGGCTTTGGGAGGCATTAGAATTTAAAGTTTCACGTTTAATTCGAACAAGGTTTGGTGATATTCGCCTGCCAGATAATTTACGCGCAAATCAGACTGACTATTTAAAGCCTAAGCAGGTTGAAGCCCTAATGAAGGCAGTTAATCTCAAGGAATAA
- the ileS gene encoding isoleucine--tRNA ligase — translation MSDYKTTLNLPATDFPMKANLANREGGFLKNWQDQDLHKQIRQKFKGKPTFVLHDGPPYANGDIHIGHAVNKVLKDVIVKSKTLSGFDAPYVPGWDCHGLPIEHMVEKKKGKVGQKINADDFRAACREYADKQIEKQKIDFKRLGIIGDWDNPYQTKNFKYEADIVRSLGKIVKNGHISKGFKPVHWCTECSSALAEAEVEYKDKGSDTVDVSFKVVDDFFDLDKPVSIIIWTTTPWTLPANEAVALHPDLNYVLADIGDKFIILADELYATALERYGIKNATKLDRVYKGSDLEGIMTQHPFYDKKVPIILGEHVTTEAGTGAVHTAPAHGQDDYIVGLKYNLPVDCPVDGRGIFIDSTKYVAGEFIFKANATIIELLENKKTLLKHDPINHSYPHCWRHKTPVIFRATPQWFISMTQKKLRDKVNEEILNVKWIPNWGQKRIELMVGNRPDWCISRQRYWGSPITLFINKITGEMHPNTEELFEIVAKKIELEGIEAWFKLKIEDILGKEASEYEKTTDTLDVWFDSGVSHYAVLKASDHLTDVADMYLEGSDQHRGWFQSSLITSCAINSKAPYKQVLTHGFTVDQKGYKMSKSLGNVIPPQKVVNSLGADILRLWIGSTDYSGEMTVSDEILNRSADSYRRIRNTMRFMLANMQGFDCDKDLIKAEQMLLLDQWIIAKTAELQSQVIKGYDEYNFHHVMKMILNFCTNDLGGFYLDIIKDRQYTTQTDSLARRSAQSALFHISHAMVRWLSPILSFTSEEIWQFLPGASKESIFLQTWYKGLEGNFENHSIEVARDINVYLRKELEQMRRDKIIGSSLDAEVDIYCSDKIHTALLELESELRFVFITSEALIHRLGDKPKDAVDVDENLAVRVRKSSYQKCVRCWHHRVEIGENKQHKELCGRCIENVSGEGEKRVFA, via the coding sequence ATGTCTGATTATAAAACTACCTTAAATCTTCCTGCAACAGATTTTCCAATGAAAGCAAATTTAGCTAATCGTGAAGGCGGTTTTTTAAAGAATTGGCAGGATCAAGATTTGCATAAACAAATTCGTCAAAAATTTAAAGGAAAACCAACTTTTGTTCTTCATGATGGCCCTCCTTATGCCAATGGAGATATCCATATTGGTCATGCTGTAAATAAAGTCCTTAAGGACGTCATTGTTAAAAGTAAAACCTTATCTGGTTTTGATGCTCCTTATGTTCCTGGATGGGATTGCCATGGCCTTCCAATTGAACATATGGTTGAGAAAAAGAAAGGCAAGGTTGGACAAAAGATAAATGCGGATGATTTTCGAGCAGCATGTAGAGAATATGCTGATAAACAAATCGAGAAGCAAAAAATTGACTTTAAACGACTTGGAATAATTGGTGATTGGGATAATCCTTACCAAACTAAAAACTTTAAGTATGAAGCTGATATTGTAAGGTCTCTTGGAAAAATAGTTAAAAATGGACATATCTCTAAGGGCTTTAAACCAGTTCATTGGTGCACAGAATGCTCTTCAGCCCTTGCTGAAGCTGAGGTTGAATATAAAGATAAGGGCTCTGATACTGTCGATGTCTCATTTAAAGTTGTAGATGATTTTTTTGACTTAGACAAGCCTGTTTCTATTATTATATGGACAACAACTCCATGGACATTACCAGCAAATGAAGCTGTCGCATTACATCCAGATCTTAACTATGTTTTGGCAGATATTGGAGATAAATTCATAATTCTTGCTGATGAGCTCTATGCAACTGCTTTAGAAAGATATGGTATTAAAAATGCAACTAAACTTGATAGGGTCTATAAAGGGTCTGATCTAGAGGGTATTATGACACAGCATCCCTTTTATGATAAAAAAGTACCAATCATATTGGGTGAGCATGTAACAACAGAAGCTGGAACTGGGGCAGTGCATACCGCACCCGCACATGGCCAAGATGATTATATTGTTGGTCTTAAGTATAACTTGCCAGTTGACTGTCCTGTAGATGGCAGAGGGATATTTATTGACTCGACAAAATATGTTGCAGGTGAATTCATTTTTAAAGCTAATGCAACAATTATTGAGTTATTAGAAAATAAAAAAACTCTTTTAAAACATGATCCAATAAATCATTCATACCCCCATTGTTGGAGGCATAAGACACCAGTTATATTTCGAGCAACTCCTCAATGGTTTATTTCTATGACTCAAAAAAAGTTAAGGGATAAGGTTAATGAAGAAATTCTTAATGTTAAGTGGATACCTAATTGGGGGCAGAAACGAATTGAGCTAATGGTCGGCAATAGACCAGATTGGTGTATATCTAGGCAACGCTATTGGGGTTCGCCAATCACTTTATTTATTAATAAAATAACTGGCGAAATGCATCCAAATACAGAAGAGCTATTTGAGATCGTTGCTAAAAAAATTGAATTGGAAGGAATTGAAGCATGGTTTAAACTCAAAATTGAAGACATTTTAGGTAAGGAAGCATCTGAGTATGAGAAAACTACTGATACGCTTGATGTTTGGTTTGACTCTGGTGTTAGTCATTATGCAGTATTAAAGGCGAGTGATCATCTAACAGATGTTGCTGACATGTACCTAGAGGGTTCAGACCAACATAGAGGGTGGTTTCAATCATCTCTTATAACGTCTTGTGCAATAAATTCTAAAGCACCTTATAAACAAGTTCTAACGCATGGCTTTACAGTTGATCAAAAGGGATACAAGATGAGTAAATCTTTGGGTAATGTTATACCTCCCCAAAAGGTTGTTAATTCGCTTGGTGCTGATATTTTAAGATTGTGGATAGGTAGTACGGATTATTCAGGCGAAATGACAGTTTCTGATGAAATTCTTAATCGAAGTGCAGATAGCTACCGAAGAATAAGAAATACAATGCGTTTTATGTTGGCAAATATGCAAGGCTTTGATTGTGATAAGGACCTTATCAAGGCAGAACAAATGCTACTTTTAGATCAATGGATTATTGCAAAAACTGCTGAACTTCAATCTCAAGTTATCAAAGGTTACGATGAGTACAATTTTCATCACGTAATGAAGATGATTCTAAATTTTTGTACTAATGATCTTGGTGGCTTTTACTTAGACATAATTAAAGATAGGCAATATACGACACAAACTGACTCCTTAGCAAGGCGTTCTGCTCAGAGTGCTTTATTTCATATCTCTCATGCAATGGTGCGATGGTTGTCACCAATACTCTCTTTTACTTCAGAAGAGATATGGCAATTTTTACCTGGCGCTTCAAAAGAAAGTATTTTTTTACAGACCTGGTATAAAGGCTTAGAGGGTAATTTTGAAAATCATTCAATTGAAGTTGCTAGGGATATAAATGTATATCTCCGAAAGGAGCTTGAGCAAATGAGAAGAGACAAGATTATTGGCTCTTCACTTGATGCTGAAGTGGATATTTATTGTAGCGATAAAATCCATACAGCGCTTCTCGAATTAGAGAGTGAATTAAGGTTTGTATTTATAACTTCAGAGGCTTTGATTCATCGATTAGGAGATAAGCCAAAAGATGCTGTAGATGTTGATGAAAACTTAGCTGTAAGAGTCAGAAAAAGTAGTTATCAAAAGTGTGTGCGTTGTTGGCATCACAGAGTTGAGATTGGAGAAAATAAACAACATAAAGAGCTTTGTGGTCGTTGTATAGAAAATGTCTCAGGTGAGGGAGAAAAGAGGGTATTTGCCTAA
- the aroB gene encoding 3-dehydroquinate synthase gives MSSLHKILDVELGNKSYPIYIGSKLLSNKSYLENHISGKQVMIITNSTIAPLYLDKVKKLLEKFIVEVTILPDGEKYKTLETTKTIFDALLEAQFDRSATLIALGGGVIGDITGFAAASYQRGINFIQIPTTLLSQVDSSVGGKTGVNHELGKNMIGAFHQPEAVIIDVDTLETLNDREFSAGMAEVIKYGFLGNIGFLAMLEKNIDAIMSRDKNLIIEAVYQSCEDKAKVVAEDEFEKGKRALLNLGHTFGHGIENVLGYGTYLHGEAISIGMYMAAKLSELEGHLKLEDVERVKNILIKAKLPTSIDGKVTSEELIKAMSIDKKAIDGNIRLVLLQNLGDSYLSDDYSSDNFYQVISIFSK, from the coding sequence ATGAGCAGCTTACATAAAATATTAGACGTTGAACTAGGAAATAAATCTTATCCAATCTACATTGGAAGTAAATTACTGTCCAATAAATCCTATCTTGAAAACCATATTAGTGGAAAGCAAGTGATGATTATTACCAATTCAACTATTGCTCCTCTTTATTTAGATAAAGTTAAAAAGTTATTAGAAAAGTTCATTGTGGAAGTTACAATTTTGCCTGATGGTGAAAAGTATAAAACACTTGAGACGACTAAAACTATATTTGATGCTTTGCTTGAGGCACAATTTGATCGAAGTGCTACCTTAATTGCCTTAGGTGGTGGTGTTATTGGTGATATTACTGGTTTTGCAGCGGCTTCATACCAAAGAGGGATTAATTTTATTCAAATACCTACTACGTTGCTTTCTCAAGTAGATTCAAGTGTAGGAGGAAAGACGGGTGTTAATCATGAGCTAGGTAAAAATATGATTGGTGCATTCCATCAGCCTGAAGCAGTTATTATTGATGTTGATACATTAGAGACTTTAAATGATCGTGAATTTTCTGCTGGTATGGCAGAGGTTATCAAATATGGTTTTCTGGGAAATATTGGTTTTTTAGCAATGCTTGAAAAAAATATTGATGCAATAATGAGCCGAGATAAAAATCTGATTATTGAAGCTGTTTATCAATCATGTGAAGATAAGGCAAAGGTTGTTGCTGAAGACGAATTTGAGAAAGGTAAGAGGGCATTATTAAACCTTGGGCATACCTTTGGTCATGGTATTGAAAATGTTTTAGGTTATGGAACATATCTTCATGGTGAGGCTATTTCAATTGGAATGTATATGGCGGCTAAACTATCTGAACTTGAAGGGCATCTAAAACTTGAAGACGTTGAGCGTGTTAAAAATATTCTAATTAAGGCAAAGTTACCTACTAGTATTGATGGCAAAGTTACAAGTGAAGAATTAATTAAGGCTATGTCAATTGATAAAAAAGCTATTGATGGTAATATACGTTTGGTGCTTTTACAAAATTTAGGTGATTCTTATTTATCGGATGATTATTCGTCAGATAATTTTTATCAAGTAATATCTATTTTTTCTAAATAA
- the gatC gene encoding Asp-tRNA(Asn)/Glu-tRNA(Gln) amidotransferase subunit GatC: MSLDQKQVKEIAYLARLNVSDSELVKSTEELNNILNLMEELGDIDTGEIEPMAHPLHMSQRLRTDEVTETDLSKEFQEIAPKKGKDHFLVPTVIE; the protein is encoded by the coding sequence ATGTCATTAGATCAAAAACAAGTTAAAGAGATTGCATACCTGGCAAGGTTAAATGTGAGTGATTCTGAGTTGGTAAAAAGCACAGAGGAGCTTAATAATATACTCAATTTAATGGAAGAGCTTGGTGATATAGACACTGGTGAAATAGAGCCAATGGCCCATCCATTGCATATGTCACAGCGCTTAAGAACTGATGAAGTTACTGAAACTGATTTATCAAAGGAGTTTCAAGAAATAGCCCCAAAGAAGGGTAAAGATCATTTCCTTGTTCCAACAGTGATTGAGTAG
- the gatA gene encoding Asp-tRNA(Asn)/Glu-tRNA(Gln) amidotransferase subunit GatA, translating to MHKLSIAELSKGLKNKEFSSVELTQHFLDRIGVSSLNSYITVTDELALSQAKQADLKIAKGTGTILTGIPYAHKDIFCTLGVKTSAGSKMLDSFISPFNATITQKFNDENMVMLGKTNMDEFAMGSSNENSFYGPVRNPWDQDRVPGGSSGGSAAAVAARIAPFATGTDTGGSIRQPASLCGITGIKPTYGRISRYGMIAYASSLDQAGPMTKTAEDAAIVLNSMAGFDPKDSTSAQKETPDYTKNLGKSIKGLKIGLPKEFFSEGLDSNVEQVIMQSISEFESMGAKIHEISLPNSAYAIPTYYIVAPCECSSNLSRFDGVRYGYRCKDPKDLNDLYLRSRSEGLGEEVKRRIMIGTYALSAGYYDAYYLKAQKVRQLISEDFKKAFKNVDVIMGPVSPTTAFEMGSHKDSVSMYLADIYTLSANLAGLPGMSIPAGFSKNLPVGLQLIGNHWSEETLLNAAHQFQLQTNWHSQLPDES from the coding sequence ATGCATAAATTATCCATAGCTGAACTTTCTAAAGGTTTAAAAAATAAAGAATTTTCATCAGTTGAATTGACCCAACATTTCCTTGATAGGATTGGGGTTTCTTCATTGAATTCATATATTACAGTTACTGATGAATTAGCACTTTCTCAGGCAAAACAGGCTGATCTTAAGATTGCTAAGGGCACTGGCACTATATTGACTGGAATACCATATGCCCATAAAGATATTTTTTGTACCTTGGGCGTAAAAACTTCTGCTGGGTCAAAGATGCTTGATTCATTTATTTCTCCTTTCAATGCGACTATTACTCAAAAGTTTAATGATGAGAATATGGTTATGCTTGGCAAGACAAATATGGATGAGTTTGCTATGGGATCATCGAATGAAAATTCTTTTTATGGGCCAGTCAGAAATCCTTGGGATCAAGATAGAGTTCCTGGGGGCTCATCAGGAGGATCTGCTGCTGCGGTAGCAGCTCGGATAGCGCCATTTGCAACTGGAACTGATACTGGAGGAAGTATTCGACAGCCGGCAAGTCTTTGTGGCATTACAGGTATTAAGCCTACTTATGGACGAATTTCAAGGTACGGAATGATTGCTTATGCATCCAGTTTAGATCAAGCAGGTCCAATGACTAAAACTGCAGAGGATGCTGCTATAGTATTAAATTCAATGGCAGGGTTTGATCCTAAAGACTCAACCAGTGCTCAAAAAGAAACGCCAGACTATACAAAAAATTTAGGTAAGTCTATAAAAGGTTTAAAAATTGGTCTTCCTAAGGAGTTTTTCTCTGAAGGCTTAGATAGTAATGTTGAGCAAGTTATTATGCAGTCAATAAGTGAATTTGAGTCTATGGGGGCTAAAATTCATGAAATATCACTTCCAAACTCAGCATATGCTATCCCAACATATTATATTGTTGCGCCATGTGAATGCTCATCAAATTTATCAAGATTTGATGGGGTTCGCTATGGATATCGATGTAAAGATCCAAAAGACTTAAATGATTTATATCTCAGGTCTCGTTCGGAGGGTCTTGGTGAGGAGGTTAAACGCCGGATCATGATTGGTACGTATGCTCTCTCTGCCGGCTACTATGATGCGTATTATCTTAAAGCACAAAAAGTGCGACAATTAATAAGTGAAGATTTTAAAAAAGCCTTTAAAAATGTAGATGTAATAATGGGCCCTGTTTCACCTACTACTGCATTTGAAATGGGATCTCACAAAGACTCAGTTTCAATGTATTTAGCTGATATTTATACACTTTCAGCAAATCTTGCCGGTCTCCCAGGTATGAGTATTCCAGCTGGATTTTCCAAAAATTTACCTGTTGGACTTCAGTTAATAGGTAACCATTGGTCTGAAGAAACTTTACTTAATGCTGCACATCAATTCCAATTACAAACTAATTGGCATTCTCAGTTACCTGATGAATCATAA
- the gatB gene encoding Asp-tRNA(Asn)/Glu-tRNA(Gln) amidotransferase subunit GatB → MAWETVIGLEIHSQLKTKSKIFSGASTAFGAKPNSQACAVDLGYPGVLPVLNKEVVMMALSFGLAVNAKINQNSIFARKNYFYPDLPKGYQISQFELPIVGEGEIEIPLDDGQNKLIGITRAHLEEDAGKSIHDLYDDYTAIDLNRAGTPLLEIVSEPDMSSAKEAVSYAKKIHSLVQYIGICDGNMQEGSFRCDANVSVRRQGAELGTRAELKNINSFKFLEKAINLEVVRQIDILEDGGAIVQETRLYDAVKNETRSMRSKEEANDYRYFPDPDLLPISIDDDLLTEIKNSLPELPTEKKIRFMDNFKLSEYDAENLTAHKEISEYFESMISHGADVKIAANWVMGELSASLNKSQIEINESPIPALQLSELIKKISDNTISGKIAKDVFKLMWEGKGSVEAIIEEQGLTQMTDISALETVIDEIIGNNGQQVEQFKAGNSKLLGFFVGQVMKATSGKANPKQVNQILNDKLS, encoded by the coding sequence ATGGCTTGGGAAACAGTAATTGGTTTAGAAATACATTCACAGTTAAAAACTAAATCAAAGATTTTTTCTGGAGCGTCCACTGCATTTGGAGCAAAACCAAACTCTCAAGCTTGTGCTGTTGATCTTGGTTATCCAGGAGTTTTACCTGTCCTTAATAAAGAGGTAGTAATGATGGCACTAAGTTTTGGCTTAGCAGTTAACGCTAAAATTAACCAAAATTCAATTTTTGCAAGAAAAAATTATTTCTATCCTGACCTTCCTAAGGGCTATCAAATTTCTCAGTTTGAGTTACCAATAGTTGGTGAAGGAGAAATTGAAATACCTTTGGATGATGGCCAGAATAAGCTTATTGGTATTACACGCGCTCATCTTGAAGAGGATGCTGGAAAATCAATTCATGACTTATATGACGACTATACTGCAATTGACCTTAACCGAGCAGGAACTCCTCTCTTAGAGATCGTTTCTGAACCTGATATGAGTAGTGCAAAAGAAGCAGTCTCTTATGCTAAAAAAATCCATTCCTTGGTCCAATACATTGGTATTTGTGATGGAAATATGCAGGAGGGTTCATTTCGATGTGATGCAAATGTTTCAGTTAGAAGACAAGGAGCTGAGCTAGGAACTCGCGCTGAGTTGAAAAATATAAACTCATTTAAATTTTTAGAGAAAGCTATAAATTTAGAGGTAGTAAGGCAGATTGATATTCTTGAGGATGGTGGCGCGATTGTTCAAGAAACAAGGCTTTATGATGCTGTTAAGAATGAAACTAGATCGATGCGTTCAAAGGAGGAGGCTAATGATTATAGATATTTCCCAGACCCTGACTTATTACCAATTTCCATTGATGATGACCTTTTAACTGAAATTAAGAATAGTCTTCCAGAGCTTCCAACAGAAAAGAAGATTAGATTTATGGACAACTTTAAACTTAGTGAGTATGATGCAGAAAATTTGACTGCACACAAAGAAATTTCTGAATACTTTGAGTCTATGATTAGCCATGGTGCTGATGTAAAGATTGCCGCTAACTGGGTGATGGGTGAGCTATCAGCTTCACTAAATAAAAGTCAAATTGAAATCAATGAATCACCTATACCAGCCCTTCAGTTATCTGAACTTATTAAAAAAATTAGTGATAATACAATTTCAGGAAAAATTGCTAAAGATGTCTTTAAATTGATGTGGGAAGGTAAAGGAAGTGTCGAAGCTATTATTGAAGAACAGGGATTAACTCAAATGACTGATATTTCTGCATTGGAGACGGTAATTGATGAAATTATTGGCAATAATGGTCAGCAAGTTGAGCAGTTTAAAGCTGGAAATTCTAAACTTTTAGGTTTTTTTGTGGGGCAAGTTATGAAGGCAACTAGTGGCAAGGCAAATCCAAAACAAGTTAATCAAATTTTAAATGATAAGCTCTCTTAA
- a CDS encoding YdiU family protein gives MISSLKFTELGEDYFSRVTTQELKNSHLIHINKDLQASLEIKLSNEELRAVCSGEEKFEKVEPIASVYAGHQFGYFVPQLGDGRSCLIGEIKGYELSLKGAGTTPFSRGADGRAVLRSSIREYLCSIAMEGLNIATTKCLAIVASDSDVYREHVESGSIVTRVFESNIRFGHFEFFAANGQTENVKKLADFVLEHYYPQLKGKNCYLNLFKKIVQTTASMIAGWQAQGFAHGVMNTDNMSILGLTIDYGPFSFMENYNPSFICNHSDNQGRYSFERQPGVALWNLERLADSLKNLIREANLKDALAEYQPTLIKEYSALMRRKFGLLKNIEGDSELINDFLELLYINKKDYHRSMRQLTSLEGQTLGANFNSWFKRYYERVEKEDEKANERNKLMNSVNPKYVLRNYLAEVAIRKAEDLNDYEEIDTLFNLLKSPFENHEGFEAYDNEAPDWAQNLELSCSS, from the coding sequence ATGATAAGCTCTCTTAAATTTACAGAACTTGGGGAAGACTATTTTTCAAGAGTTACTACTCAAGAGCTAAAAAATAGTCATCTAATCCATATCAATAAAGATTTACAAGCTAGTCTTGAGATAAAACTTTCAAATGAAGAGCTCCGAGCAGTATGTTCGGGAGAAGAAAAATTTGAAAAAGTTGAGCCAATTGCTAGTGTTTATGCGGGTCATCAGTTTGGTTATTTTGTGCCTCAGCTTGGTGATGGCAGGTCTTGCTTAATTGGGGAGATAAAAGGCTATGAACTTTCGTTAAAGGGGGCAGGCACTACACCATTTTCAAGGGGTGCTGATGGTCGTGCTGTTCTTCGATCTAGTATACGTGAATATTTATGTTCGATTGCAATGGAAGGGTTGAATATTGCTACTACTAAATGTCTTGCTATTGTTGCTAGTGATAGTGATGTTTATCGTGAGCATGTGGAGAGTGGTTCAATTGTAACTCGTGTTTTTGAAAGTAATATTCGATTTGGACACTTTGAATTTTTTGCTGCTAACGGCCAAACTGAAAATGTTAAAAAACTCGCTGATTTTGTTTTAGAACATTATTATCCTCAATTAAAAGGAAAAAATTGTTACCTTAATCTCTTTAAGAAAATAGTTCAAACAACTGCTTCAATGATAGCTGGCTGGCAAGCTCAAGGGTTTGCTCATGGTGTTATGAATACTGATAATATGTCAATTTTAGGACTTACTATTGATTATGGTCCTTTCAGTTTTATGGAGAACTATAACCCATCTTTTATTTGTAATCACTCAGATAATCAGGGTCGTTATTCATTTGAGAGGCAGCCAGGAGTTGCTTTATGGAACCTAGAGCGACTCGCTGACTCACTCAAAAATTTGATCAGAGAGGCTAATTTAAAAGATGCGTTGGCAGAATATCAACCCACTTTAATTAAAGAGTATTCAGCTCTAATGAGGCGAAAGTTTGGACTACTTAAAAATATTGAAGGGGATAGTGAACTAATTAATGATTTTTTAGAATTACTTTATATCAATAAAAAAGATTATCATCGATCAATGAGGCAGCTAACGTCATTGGAGGGGCAAACTTTAGGCGCCAACTTTAATTCTTGGTTTAAAAGATATTATGAGAGAGTTGAAAAAGAAGATGAAAAAGCTAACGAAAGAAATAAATTGATGAATTCAGTTAATCCAAAGTATGTTTTAAGAAACTATCTGGCAGAAGTCGCTATTAGGAAGGCTGAAGATTTAAATGATTATGAAGAAATTGATACTTTATTTAATCTATTAAAGTCACCATTTGAAAACCATGAGGGGTTTGAAGCATATGATAATGAAGCGCCAGATTGGGCTCAAAATCTGGAACTTAGCTGCTCATCATAG